One Rubinisphaera margarita DNA window includes the following coding sequences:
- a CDS encoding response regulator — protein sequence MQGRSRILVIEDDPMFRSLVVSLLRKDYLIAVASNGKSGLEKAIGHRPDLVILDHQMPGWDGVTTLKEFRKNPVFHGTKFVMLTGDATKETVLAAIQAGTDDYVIKSSFSKDMFIGKINRLLAPTLVKAIVPTARKVGYAPAESVAASANGSDSSSTATASETLDEPFSDEESESDVEVEYMMDEWE from the coding sequence ATGCAAGGACGGTCACGGATACTCGTCATCGAAGACGACCCGATGTTTCGCAGCCTTGTCGTCTCGCTGCTGAGAAAAGACTACCTGATTGCTGTTGCCAGCAACGGGAAGAGCGGGCTTGAGAAAGCGATCGGGCATCGGCCGGATCTGGTCATTCTCGATCATCAAATGCCCGGCTGGGATGGTGTGACGACGCTGAAAGAGTTCCGCAAAAATCCGGTCTTCCACGGCACAAAGTTCGTGATGCTGACCGGCGACGCCACAAAAGAGACGGTTCTGGCCGCGATCCAGGCAGGCACCGACGACTATGTCATTAAGTCTTCGTTCTCGAAGGACATGTTCATCGGCAAGATCAATCGCCTGCTCGCCCCAACGCTCGTGAAGGCCATCGTCCCCACAGCTCGGAAGGTCGGCTACGCTCCGGCGGAATCAGTCGCGGCTTCAGCCAACGGCTCAGATTCCTCATCGACAGCGACCGCGTCAGAGACGCTCGACGAACCGTTCTCGGATGAAGAGTCCGAGAGTGATGTCGAAGTCGAATACATGATGGACGAGTGGGAATAA